In a single window of the Agrobacterium fabrum str. C58 genome:
- a CDS encoding outer membrane protein, with translation MRIFVATLMASTMAAAGFSAAYAADAVNEVPQAPVAYDQPAAVKDWSGAYLGGTVNYDWGRFSSSNDGRDAKGFGGGVYGGYNMQSGQIVYGAEADVNMGDEKGSAGTVAGRAVEGKQGVNGSLRGRVGYDMNPFLLYGTAGLAVSDNKVRDGVNKDSATALGYTVGAGVEAMVTDNITARLEYRYSDYQKKDYTLGNDAFSRGFDDHSVKAGIGVKF, from the coding sequence ATGCGTATTTTCGTAGCAACCCTTATGGCTTCGACCATGGCAGCCGCCGGTTTTTCGGCTGCTTACGCCGCCGACGCCGTAAATGAGGTGCCGCAGGCACCGGTAGCCTACGACCAGCCCGCCGCGGTCAAGGATTGGTCCGGCGCCTACCTCGGTGGTACGGTCAACTATGACTGGGGCCGTTTCAGCTCCAGCAATGACGGTCGTGACGCCAAGGGCTTCGGTGGCGGCGTCTATGGTGGTTACAACATGCAGAGCGGCCAGATCGTTTACGGTGCTGAAGCAGACGTGAACATGGGCGACGAGAAGGGCTCCGCCGGTACGGTTGCCGGTCGCGCCGTCGAAGGCAAGCAGGGCGTCAACGGCTCGCTGCGTGGCCGCGTCGGTTACGACATGAACCCGTTCCTGCTTTATGGTACGGCCGGTCTTGCTGTCTCCGACAACAAGGTTCGTGACGGCGTCAACAAGGACAGCGCCACGGCTCTCGGTTACACGGTTGGTGCCGGTGTTGAAGCCATGGTGACCGACAACATCACCGCTCGTCTGGAATATCGCTACAGCGATTACCAGAAGAAGGACTACACGCTCGGCAACGATGCCTTCTCGCGTGGTTTTGACGACCACTCGGTCAAGGCCGGTATCGGCGTCAAGTTCTGA
- a CDS encoding glutathione S-transferase — protein MELLYSPASPYSAKVRMAARHLDIDVTSVRVDTNAEPATLMDNNPLGKIPVLLLDEGGSVYDSVTIMHYLDRLSGGKLYPKKNGKRTEAEILEALCDGIMDCLLAIVYERRFRPEDKIHQPWIDKQWSKVVRGLDHLNANLPKTGKKLHGGHFALAAMIGYLDLRFAGEWAEGRDALAAWPETFGKRFDAYAEMKAAA, from the coding sequence ATGGAACTGCTTTATTCGCCCGCCTCCCCCTACTCCGCCAAGGTGCGCATGGCCGCCCGCCATCTCGACATTGATGTCACCTCCGTGCGCGTCGACACCAATGCCGAGCCGGCCACGCTGATGGACAACAATCCGCTCGGCAAAATCCCGGTCCTGCTGCTGGACGAAGGCGGCTCTGTCTATGACAGCGTGACGATCATGCATTATCTCGACCGTCTTTCGGGCGGCAAGCTTTACCCCAAGAAGAACGGCAAGCGCACTGAAGCGGAAATTCTGGAAGCTCTGTGCGACGGCATCATGGATTGCCTGCTCGCCATCGTCTACGAGCGGCGTTTCCGCCCGGAAGACAAGATTCATCAGCCGTGGATCGACAAGCAGTGGAGCAAGGTGGTCCGCGGGCTCGATCACCTCAACGCCAACCTGCCGAAAACCGGCAAGAAGCTGCATGGCGGCCATTTCGCCCTTGCAGCGATGATCGGCTATCTCGACCTGCGTTTTGCCGGTGAGTGGGCCGAGGGACGTGATGCGCTGGCAGCCTGGCCAGAAACCTTCGGCAAGCGTTTCGACGCCTATGCGGAAATGAAAGCCGCCGCCTAG
- a CDS encoding ribonuclease T2 family protein codes for MKRYAGFIALGLLSLAALWFAQEKPVSKGPENDRQTPAQQQSAARPQQNTARQNADNAQPPRGTGFDFYVLSLSWSPAFCASSEGSGNRQQCGSDRRYGFVVHGLWPQNENGYPEFCQSSEPERVPDAIGRSMFDIMPSMGLIGHQWRKHGACSGLSQKDYFAATRAAFDAIRLPGKISSGAQTNTLSADAIETAFTDANPGLSKRAVSISCDGRRLEEVRICLNKDMAFRDCPELDRKGCRASATEIIPIR; via the coding sequence ATGAAACGGTATGCAGGTTTCATCGCCTTGGGTCTTCTGTCGCTTGCAGCGCTGTGGTTTGCGCAGGAAAAACCCGTTTCGAAGGGGCCGGAAAACGACCGGCAGACGCCCGCTCAGCAGCAATCCGCTGCACGCCCCCAACAGAATACAGCCCGGCAGAATGCGGACAATGCCCAACCTCCTCGTGGTACCGGCTTCGATTTCTACGTGCTCTCACTCTCCTGGTCGCCAGCCTTCTGTGCCAGCTCCGAAGGTTCCGGCAACCGCCAGCAATGCGGCAGCGACAGGCGTTACGGTTTCGTGGTGCACGGGCTGTGGCCGCAGAATGAAAACGGCTATCCCGAATTCTGCCAAAGCAGCGAGCCTGAGCGGGTTCCCGATGCGATCGGCCGCAGCATGTTCGACATCATGCCATCGATGGGCCTGATTGGCCACCAGTGGCGTAAACACGGCGCCTGCTCCGGCCTGTCGCAGAAAGATTATTTTGCGGCAACACGGGCGGCGTTCGACGCCATCAGGTTGCCGGGGAAAATTTCCTCCGGCGCGCAGACCAATACGCTCTCCGCCGATGCCATCGAAACCGCCTTCACCGACGCCAATCCGGGCCTGTCGAAACGCGCCGTCTCGATCAGCTGCGACGGCAGGCGCCTTGAGGAAGTGCGCATCTGCCTCAACAAGGACATGGCATTTCGCGATTGCCCCGAACTGGACCGCAAGGGCTGCCGCGCCAGCGCGACCGAGATCATCCCCATACGCTGA
- a CDS encoding lysylphosphatidylglycerol synthase domain-containing protein, with protein sequence MKFKKYIWPVVGFATIGFSAWLLFHELRGLSLDDFWDSLKAIRVRDWLCSGLATLLAYAALAGYDRIALQHLGRKVNWFFITLTSFTTYALSHNVGASVFSGAVVRYRAYTSKGLSVAEVGILVGLCSFTFLIGTIMLIGLVLLYEPDITERFTGILPVEASTTTGIVLLLFVSLYVLGSLLRLKPLKIGSFMLPYPAPKLVAQQLVIGPIELIGAAGIIYFALPEAGNPGYMVILGIFLVSFSAALISHAPGGLGVLELVFVTGLPDMNPADVIAALLVFRLFYLIIPFIMALFVILFFERSQLAQAQKREGLR encoded by the coding sequence ATGAAATTCAAAAAATACATCTGGCCCGTCGTTGGTTTCGCGACGATTGGTTTTTCCGCCTGGTTGCTCTTCCACGAATTGCGTGGCCTGTCGCTTGATGATTTCTGGGACAGCCTGAAAGCCATTCGTGTGCGGGACTGGCTGTGTTCCGGCCTTGCAACCCTGCTGGCCTATGCCGCGCTTGCCGGTTATGACCGCATCGCGCTGCAACACCTTGGCCGCAAGGTGAACTGGTTCTTCATCACGCTCACTTCTTTCACCACCTATGCGCTGTCCCACAATGTCGGGGCATCCGTATTCTCGGGCGCCGTGGTGCGATACCGGGCCTATACGTCAAAGGGGCTGAGCGTCGCGGAAGTCGGCATTCTCGTCGGCCTCTGCTCCTTCACCTTCCTCATTGGCACCATCATGCTGATCGGTCTGGTGCTGTTATACGAGCCTGACATCACCGAACGGTTCACCGGCATCCTGCCTGTCGAAGCCTCGACGACGACGGGGATCGTGCTGCTTCTCTTCGTCAGCCTTTATGTCCTCGGCAGCCTGCTCAGGCTGAAGCCGTTGAAAATCGGCTCCTTCATGCTGCCTTACCCCGCGCCGAAGCTGGTGGCGCAACAGCTCGTCATCGGCCCGATCGAGCTGATCGGCGCGGCTGGCATCATCTATTTTGCCCTGCCGGAGGCCGGAAACCCCGGCTACATGGTCATTCTCGGCATTTTCCTGGTGTCTTTTTCGGCCGCGCTCATCTCGCATGCGCCGGGCGGGCTCGGCGTGCTGGAACTGGTCTTCGTCACCGGCCTGCCGGATATGAACCCCGCTGATGTCATTGCTGCACTTCTGGTGTTTCGCCTGTTCTACCTCATCATACCCTTCATCATGGCGCTGTTCGTGATCCTGTTCTTTGAACGATCACAGCTTGCGCAGGCGCAGAAACGGGAAGGGTTGCGGTAG
- a CDS encoding 23S rRNA (adenine(2030)-N(6))-methyltransferase RlmJ has product MNYRHIYHAGNFADVLKHAVLARLVRYLQNKDKAFRVLDTHAGIGLYDLSSEEAQKTGEWQTGIGKLMEADLPAPIAELLEPYLAAVRELNPEGGMQFYPGSPKLARMLFRPQDRLSAMELHPDDARALSRLFEGDYQVRVTELDGWLSLGAHLPPKEKRGLILVDPPFELENEYQRLADGLNKAYRRFSTGTYCLWYPLKKGAPIRDFHERLQSFDIPKMLCAELSVKSDRLEGLSGSGLIVVNPPYTLKDELHTLLPFLKTVMAQDRYASHRAFWLRGEEKPEED; this is encoded by the coding sequence ATGAACTACCGCCACATCTATCACGCCGGCAATTTCGCGGATGTCCTCAAACATGCCGTTCTCGCCCGCCTCGTGCGTTATCTCCAGAACAAGGACAAGGCGTTTCGGGTGCTGGACACCCATGCCGGCATCGGGCTTTACGACCTCTCCTCCGAAGAGGCACAGAAAACCGGCGAATGGCAGACCGGCATCGGCAAGCTGATGGAAGCCGACCTGCCTGCCCCCATCGCCGAATTGCTGGAGCCCTACCTTGCCGCCGTCAGGGAGCTTAACCCGGAAGGCGGCATGCAATTCTATCCCGGCTCGCCGAAACTCGCGCGCATGCTGTTCCGTCCGCAGGACCGGCTTTCGGCCATGGAACTGCATCCGGACGACGCACGTGCCCTGTCGCGTTTGTTCGAGGGGGATTATCAGGTTCGCGTCACCGAACTGGATGGCTGGCTATCGCTCGGCGCACATCTGCCGCCAAAGGAAAAGCGCGGCCTCATCCTCGTCGATCCGCCTTTCGAGCTTGAGAACGAATATCAGCGGCTGGCCGATGGTCTGAACAAGGCTTACCGGCGTTTCTCCACCGGCACCTATTGCCTGTGGTATCCGTTGAAAAAAGGCGCTCCGATCAGGGATTTCCATGAGCGGCTGCAATCCTTCGATATTCCGAAGATGCTGTGTGCGGAACTATCCGTCAAAAGCGACCGGCTCGAGGGCTTGAGCGGTTCGGGCCTCATCGTCGTCAACCCGCCCTATACGCTGAAGGACGAACTGCACACGCTGCTGCCCTTCCTGAAAACGGTGATGGCGCAGGACCGGTACGCATCGCACCGCGCCTTCTGGCTGCGCGGCGAGGAGAAGCCGGAAGAGGATTGA
- a CDS encoding molybdopterin-containing oxidoreductase family protein, protein MNILDGRHFGLFAASLMQYTKDMNVATPISAEKAASKAEVRIGHTVCPHDCPSACALEVDINADGRIGRVRGANANTYTAGVICAKVARYSERIYHPGRLLTPKRRKGAKGAGDWQEISWEAALDEVADAFVKAEARHGAEAIWPYFYAGTMGQVQRDSIERLRHAKKYSGFFGSICTNMAWTGYVMGTGALRGPDPREIGKADVVVIWGTNAVATQVNVMTHAVKARKERGAKIVVVDIYDNPTMKQADMRIVVRPGTDAALACAVMHIAFRDGYADRNYMARFADDPAGLEAHLKSKTPQWASEITGLSVEEIEAFARLVGTTKKTFFRLGYGFARQRNGAVAMHAALSIATVLGSWQYEGGGAFHNNGDIFRLNKAELMGTAYADPDVRQLDQSQIGRVLTGDAEALRHGGPVTALLIQNTNPVNVAPEQRLVKQGFLRDDLFVAVHEQFMTETAEVADIVMPATMFLEHDDIYRAGGQNHILLGPKLVEPPETVRTNLFVIEELAKRLGVDHMPGFGLSAREHVDRMLKVSGWGDFESLAEEKWIDAQPPFEMAHYLEGFGYGDGKFRFSPDWATGPSPNKPPKNIGVMGPVSEFPKFPDQVDVIEVADADHPFRLATSPARNFLNSTFAETKTSVQKEGRPELMVCPEDAARNDIADGDIVRIGNTRGEVRLHAKIVEGARPGVLIAEGLWPNKAHLDGEGINVLTGADAVAPYGGAAFHDNKVWLRRGDEAGEA, encoded by the coding sequence ATGAATATTCTTGATGGACGTCACTTCGGCCTTTTTGCCGCATCGTTGATGCAATATACAAAAGACATGAACGTTGCGACCCCGATTTCCGCTGAAAAAGCCGCCTCCAAGGCCGAAGTCCGTATTGGCCATACGGTCTGCCCGCATGACTGTCCGAGCGCCTGCGCGCTGGAGGTCGATATCAATGCCGATGGCCGCATCGGCCGTGTGCGCGGCGCCAATGCCAATACATATACCGCCGGCGTCATCTGCGCCAAGGTGGCGCGTTATTCCGAGCGCATCTACCATCCCGGCCGCCTGCTGACGCCGAAGCGTCGCAAGGGCGCAAAAGGGGCGGGCGACTGGCAGGAGATTTCCTGGGAAGCGGCGCTGGACGAGGTGGCAGACGCTTTCGTCAAGGCGGAAGCCCGGCACGGTGCCGAGGCCATCTGGCCCTATTTTTACGCCGGCACGATGGGGCAGGTGCAGCGGGACTCCATTGAACGTCTGCGCCACGCCAAAAAATACTCCGGCTTCTTCGGTTCCATCTGCACCAACATGGCCTGGACGGGCTATGTGATGGGCACCGGCGCGCTGCGCGGCCCCGATCCGCGCGAGATCGGCAAGGCCGATGTCGTCGTCATCTGGGGTACCAATGCGGTGGCCACCCAGGTCAACGTCATGACCCATGCGGTGAAAGCCCGCAAGGAGCGTGGCGCAAAGATCGTCGTTGTCGATATCTACGACAATCCGACCATGAAACAGGCGGATATGCGCATCGTTGTTCGCCCTGGCACGGATGCGGCACTGGCCTGCGCCGTCATGCACATCGCCTTCCGCGACGGTTATGCCGATCGCAATTACATGGCCCGCTTCGCCGACGATCCGGCGGGGCTCGAAGCGCATCTGAAGTCAAAGACGCCGCAATGGGCATCCGAGATCACCGGTCTTTCCGTGGAAGAGATCGAGGCTTTCGCGCGGCTCGTCGGCACGACGAAAAAGACCTTCTTCCGGCTGGGTTACGGTTTTGCCCGCCAGCGCAATGGCGCGGTCGCGATGCATGCGGCGCTTTCCATCGCCACGGTTCTCGGCTCCTGGCAATATGAGGGCGGCGGCGCATTCCACAATAATGGCGATATCTTCCGGCTCAACAAGGCGGAGCTGATGGGCACAGCCTATGCCGACCCCGACGTGCGCCAGCTCGACCAGTCGCAGATCGGCCGCGTGCTGACGGGGGACGCGGAAGCGTTGCGCCATGGCGGCCCGGTGACGGCGCTGCTCATCCAGAACACCAATCCCGTCAATGTCGCGCCTGAACAGCGGCTGGTGAAACAGGGCTTCCTGCGCGACGATCTCTTCGTTGCGGTGCACGAGCAGTTCATGACGGAGACGGCCGAGGTGGCCGATATCGTTATGCCCGCTACCATGTTCCTCGAACATGACGATATCTATCGCGCCGGCGGCCAAAACCACATTCTGCTCGGCCCCAAACTGGTGGAGCCGCCGGAAACGGTGCGCACCAACCTCTTCGTCATCGAGGAACTGGCAAAGCGCCTCGGTGTCGACCATATGCCCGGCTTCGGCCTCTCTGCCCGCGAGCATGTCGACCGTATGCTCAAAGTCAGCGGCTGGGGCGATTTCGAAAGCCTGGCGGAAGAGAAATGGATCGATGCGCAGCCGCCTTTCGAGATGGCGCATTATCTCGAGGGTTTTGGTTATGGCGACGGAAAGTTCCGCTTCAGCCCCGACTGGGCAACCGGACCGTCTCCGAACAAGCCGCCGAAGAACATCGGCGTCATGGGGCCGGTTTCGGAGTTTCCGAAATTCCCGGATCAGGTCGATGTCATCGAGGTTGCGGATGCGGACCATCCCTTCCGGCTGGCGACGTCACCGGCACGCAACTTCCTGAACTCCACCTTCGCCGAAACCAAAACCTCCGTGCAGAAGGAAGGCCGTCCGGAATTGATGGTCTGTCCCGAGGATGCTGCCCGCAACGATATTGCGGATGGTGATATCGTCCGTATCGGCAATACACGCGGCGAAGTGCGTCTCCATGCAAAGATCGTGGAGGGCGCACGGCCCGGTGTGCTGATTGCCGAGGGTCTGTGGCCGAACAAGGCACATCTGGACGGCGAGGGCATCAATGTTCTGACCGGTGCCGATGCCGTTGCGCCTTATGGTGGCGCCGCGTTTCACGACAACAAAGTATGGCTCCGCCGCGGCGACGAGGCCGGCGAGGCTTGA
- a CDS encoding NUDIX domain-containing protein → MTQTQAKNVPADIDSGRIRLVEKETVWKGFVHMQKLIFDQRMPDGRTMRIVREVHDHGSAAAILLYDVKRDSVVMVRQFRPAAFVNGDQSFMIEVPAGLLDDDDAADAIRREAMEESGYAVEKVEYLFDMYASPGTLTEKVSLFVARIDLDVQAGNGGGLEDEGEDLEVLTYGLDEAFAMIASGEITDSKTIILLQWAMLNRDRLLSRA, encoded by the coding sequence GTGACACAAACGCAGGCGAAAAACGTTCCGGCCGACATCGATTCCGGCAGAATCCGGCTCGTGGAAAAAGAAACGGTGTGGAAGGGCTTCGTGCATATGCAGAAGCTCATTTTCGACCAGCGCATGCCGGATGGCAGGACGATGCGCATCGTGCGGGAAGTGCATGACCATGGCAGCGCCGCCGCCATTCTTCTTTATGACGTGAAACGCGACAGCGTGGTGATGGTTCGCCAGTTCCGCCCCGCCGCTTTCGTGAACGGTGATCAGAGCTTCATGATCGAGGTGCCGGCGGGGCTTCTCGATGACGACGATGCTGCCGATGCCATTCGCCGCGAGGCGATGGAGGAATCCGGTTACGCGGTCGAAAAGGTCGAGTATCTCTTCGACATGTATGCGAGCCCCGGCACACTGACGGAGAAGGTCAGCCTCTTCGTCGCGCGCATCGACCTCGACGTGCAGGCCGGCAACGGCGGCGGGCTGGAGGACGAAGGCGAGGATCTGGAGGTTCTGACCTATGGCCTCGACGAGGCCTTCGCGATGATCGCCTCAGGTGAAATCACAGATTCCAAGACGATCATCCTGCTGCAATGGGCGATGTTGAATCGCGACCGTCTTCTTTCCAGAGCGTAA
- the purN gene encoding phosphoribosylglycinamide formyltransferase: protein MMSAALSSGRKRVVVFISGGGSNMVSLAKACQAADFPAEIACVISDKASAGGLEKARDLGIPTLVFERKTYASKAEHEGAILAALGEIAPDIICLAGYMRLISGDFIAPYEGRIINIHPSLLPLFPGLHTHQRAIDSGMKISGCTVHFVTEGMDEGPTIAQGAVPVLSGDTAETLAARILTVEHQLYPLTLKRLAEGKVRMEDGKAVSTDNESKSEYSSLISAF from the coding sequence ATGATGAGCGCCGCCTTGTCGTCCGGTCGCAAGCGTGTCGTCGTTTTCATCTCCGGCGGCGGCTCCAACATGGTGTCGCTGGCCAAGGCTTGTCAGGCCGCGGATTTTCCGGCCGAAATCGCCTGCGTGATCTCGGATAAGGCGTCCGCGGGCGGGCTGGAAAAAGCCCGTGACCTCGGCATTCCGACGCTGGTGTTCGAACGCAAAACCTATGCAAGCAAGGCCGAACATGAAGGCGCCATTCTGGCCGCACTTGGCGAGATCGCGCCTGATATCATCTGCCTTGCCGGGTACATGCGGCTGATATCGGGGGATTTCATCGCCCCCTATGAAGGCCGGATCATCAATATCCACCCTTCCCTGCTGCCGCTCTTTCCCGGTCTTCACACCCATCAGCGCGCCATCGACAGCGGCATGAAGATTTCCGGCTGCACCGTGCATTTCGTCACCGAAGGCATGGATGAAGGCCCAACCATCGCTCAAGGGGCGGTGCCGGTACTTTCCGGCGACACGGCCGAGACGCTTGCGGCACGCATCCTCACCGTCGAGCACCAGCTTTACCCGCTTACGTTGAAGCGGCTTGCCGAAGGCAAGGTTCGGATGGAAGACGGCAAAGCCGTCTCCACGGACAATGAAAGTAAATCAGAGTATTCCAGCCTGATTTCCGCTTTCTAA
- the purM gene encoding phosphoribosylformylglycinamidine cyclo-ligase — protein sequence MSQSGKNGLTYSDAGVDIDAGNLMVEKIKPAVRSTRRPGADGEIGGFGGLFDLKAAGFTDPVLVAANDGVGTKLKIAIDADYHDTVGIDLVAMCVNDLVVQGAEPLFFLDYFATGKLDPDQGAAIVSGIAAGCRESGCALIGGETAEMPGMYSDGDYDLAGFAVGAAERGQLLPAGDIAEGDVILGLSSSGVHSNGFSLVRKIVSLSGLEWSAPAPFADGKKLGEALLTPTRIYVKPLLKAIRETGALKALAHITGGGFPENIPRVLPKHLAAEIDLAAIKVPAVFSWLAKTGGVEAHEMLRTFNCGVGMIVVVSAENATKVTEALTAEGETVFPLGRMVAREDGAHGTIYKGTLGL from the coding sequence ATGAGCCAGTCGGGCAAGAACGGTCTTACCTATAGCGATGCGGGTGTGGATATCGACGCCGGCAACCTGATGGTCGAGAAGATCAAACCGGCGGTGCGCTCCACGCGGCGTCCCGGCGCGGATGGCGAAATCGGCGGCTTCGGCGGCCTGTTCGATCTGAAGGCCGCAGGTTTCACCGATCCGGTTCTGGTCGCCGCCAATGACGGCGTCGGCACCAAGCTGAAGATCGCCATCGACGCTGACTATCACGACACCGTCGGCATCGACCTCGTCGCCATGTGCGTCAACGATCTCGTCGTCCAGGGCGCAGAGCCGCTATTCTTCCTCGATTATTTCGCCACCGGTAAGCTCGATCCCGATCAGGGTGCTGCCATCGTTTCCGGCATCGCCGCCGGTTGCCGCGAATCCGGCTGTGCGCTGATCGGCGGCGAAACCGCTGAAATGCCCGGCATGTATTCCGATGGCGACTACGACCTCGCCGGCTTTGCCGTGGGCGCGGCCGAACGCGGCCAGCTTCTGCCGGCCGGCGATATTGCCGAAGGCGACGTCATTCTCGGCCTCTCCTCCTCCGGCGTGCACTCCAACGGCTTTTCGCTGGTGCGCAAGATCGTATCGCTCTCCGGTCTGGAATGGAGCGCTCCCGCACCCTTTGCCGATGGTAAGAAGCTCGGCGAAGCGCTGCTGACCCCGACCCGCATCTATGTGAAGCCGCTTCTGAAGGCGATCCGCGAGACCGGCGCGCTGAAGGCGCTGGCACATATTACCGGCGGCGGTTTTCCGGAGAATATTCCGCGCGTTCTGCCCAAGCATCTCGCCGCCGAGATCGATCTTGCAGCCATCAAGGTTCCGGCCGTCTTCTCCTGGCTCGCCAAGACCGGCGGCGTCGAAGCCCATGAAATGCTACGCACCTTCAATTGCGGCGTCGGCATGATCGTCGTCGTTTCGGCTGAAAATGCCACCAAGGTCACCGAGGCGCTCACGGCGGAAGGCGAGACCGTCTTCCCGCTCGGCCGCATGGTCGCCCGCGAAGACGGCGCGCACGGCACGATCTACAAGGGCACTCTCGGCCTATGA
- a CDS encoding AI-2E family transporter has protein sequence MQPHVSGTSLRRQVFFWIGVLAVFVLFLMVFSSILLPFVAGMALAYFLDPVADWLERRGLSRLMATVVILVSFVLIFALSLIIIIPLIVAQASEFITRIPQYISSLQQLIAGADTNLLPDWVSGQINSVKENFSKLLTEGAGFIGTLLTQIWNSGKSLVDVLSLLVVTPVVAFYLLLDWDRMIDKVDSWIPRDYVHTVRQIARDMDKTIAGFVRGQGSLCLILGVYYAVGLSLVGLNFGLLIGLFSGLISFIPYIGSMVGLILAVGVAIVQFWPDYIYVFLTLVVFFSGQFIEGNILQPKLVGKSVGLHPVWLMFALFAFGALFGFVGLLVAVPAAAAVGVLVRFALSRYLESDLYHGHAANLPWDANPALEEREASAGKIDSQS, from the coding sequence ATGCAACCCCATGTGAGCGGCACGAGTCTGCGCCGACAGGTGTTTTTCTGGATTGGCGTGCTTGCCGTCTTTGTCCTCTTCCTGATGGTTTTCAGCTCCATTCTGCTGCCTTTCGTGGCGGGCATGGCGCTTGCCTATTTTCTCGATCCGGTGGCCGACTGGCTGGAGCGGCGGGGTTTGAGCCGGTTGATGGCGACCGTCGTCATCCTCGTTTCCTTCGTGCTGATCTTTGCGCTGTCGCTCATCATCATCATTCCGCTGATCGTCGCCCAGGCATCGGAATTCATCACACGCATCCCGCAATATATCTCTTCGTTGCAGCAGCTGATCGCCGGTGCAGATACCAATCTTCTGCCGGATTGGGTGAGCGGCCAGATCAACTCGGTAAAGGAGAATTTTTCAAAGCTCCTGACCGAGGGCGCTGGTTTCATCGGCACGCTTTTGACGCAGATATGGAATTCCGGCAAATCGCTGGTCGATGTCCTGTCGCTTCTGGTCGTCACGCCCGTCGTCGCCTTTTATCTGCTGCTCGACTGGGACCGGATGATCGACAAGGTCGACAGCTGGATCCCGCGTGACTACGTGCATACCGTCCGCCAGATTGCTCGCGACATGGACAAGACGATTGCCGGCTTCGTGCGCGGGCAGGGGTCGCTCTGCCTCATTCTCGGGGTTTATTATGCCGTCGGCCTGTCGTTGGTGGGCCTGAATTTCGGTCTGCTGATCGGCCTTTTCTCCGGCCTCATCAGCTTCATTCCCTATATCGGCTCCATGGTCGGCCTCATCCTCGCGGTCGGCGTCGCCATCGTGCAGTTCTGGCCGGACTATATCTATGTCTTCCTGACGCTCGTCGTGTTCTTTTCCGGCCAGTTCATCGAAGGCAACATCCTGCAACCGAAGCTTGTCGGCAAAAGCGTCGGCCTGCATCCGGTCTGGCTGATGTTCGCGCTCTTCGCTTTCGGTGCGCTTTTCGGTTTCGTCGGCCTTCTGGTCGCGGTTCCCGCTGCCGCTGCGGTCGGCGTGCTTGTCCGCTTTGCATTGTCGCGGTATCTTGAAAGCGATCTTTACCATGGGCACGCCGCCAATCTTCCCTGGGACGCCAACCCTGCCCTGGAAGAACGGGAAGCGTCCGCTGGTAAGATTGACTCTCAGAGCTGA
- the hdaA gene encoding DnaA regulatory inactivator HdaA, whose amino-acid sequence MTDQIKTDNARSKAEQLPLAFSHQSASGREDLLVSASLAAAVSLVDEWPNWPSPVVVLAGPPGSGKSHLANIWKNISDARDIHPEAGADAARAAETGPVLFEDADRRGFDDTELFHVINSVRQHGTTLLMTSRQWPAAWPVTLPDLRSRLKAVTVVETGEPDEGLLAQVLVKLFADRQLYMDDKLIGYIVNRMERSLDTAQTIVEQIDHLALSRATRITRPLVAEVLNAMDKAAAGDGSDID is encoded by the coding sequence ATGACTGACCAAATCAAAACCGACAACGCCCGGTCGAAGGCCGAGCAGCTGCCGCTCGCATTTTCGCACCAGTCCGCTTCCGGCAGGGAGGATCTCCTCGTTTCCGCCTCGCTTGCGGCTGCCGTCAGCCTCGTCGATGAATGGCCGAACTGGCCGTCGCCCGTCGTGGTGCTGGCCGGGCCACCGGGTTCGGGAAAATCCCATCTCGCCAATATCTGGAAAAACATCAGCGATGCCCGCGACATTCACCCGGAGGCGGGCGCGGATGCCGCGCGTGCGGCTGAAACGGGACCGGTTCTTTTCGAGGATGCCGACCGGCGGGGTTTTGACGATACGGAACTTTTCCATGTCATCAACAGCGTGCGCCAGCACGGCACGACGCTTTTGATGACCAGCCGGCAATGGCCCGCCGCATGGCCGGTGACGCTGCCGGACCTGCGTTCGCGCCTGAAAGCCGTCACCGTGGTGGAAACCGGTGAGCCGGACGAGGGGCTGCTGGCGCAGGTGCTGGTAAAACTCTTTGCCGACCGGCAGCTTTATATGGATGACAAACTCATAGGCTACATCGTCAACAGGATGGAGCGTTCGCTCGACACGGCGCAGACAATCGTGGAGCAGATCGACCATCTGGCGCTTTCGCGCGCCACGAGGATCACCCGCCCGCTGGTGGCGGAAGTCCTCAACGCGATGGACAAGGCGGCGGCGGGCGACGGTTCGGACATCGATTGA